Genomic window (Streptomyces liliiviolaceus):
GGTGTGCCCGTCATACCGGTGGCGATGTGGGGAGCACAGCACGTCCTGCCCAAGGGGGCCAATCTGCCCCGCCGCGCCAAGGTCCGCGTCGTCTTCGGCCCCGCACTGCCCGACGACACCGCACTGTCCAGGCCCCAGCGGGTCAAGGCCCTGGTGAAGGCGGCGCGCGAAGCGCTGGAGCCCCTCGTGGAGACGGCGCGCACCGCACCCGGCCCGGCGCGGATCCGCCAGGCCTCCCTCGAACTGGTCCGGCGTGCCGAGACGGTCACCGAGACCATGCTCAGCCGCACCGACACCCTGCCCGCCGGGCGGCGCGTGCGGCAGGCGCGCCTCCTGCTCACCCTGGCCCGCCGCACCGATCCGGACAGGTTCGCCCGGCCCGACGACCCGGTGGCCGCCGACGCCCGCGTGCTCGCGGCCCGGCTCACGGGACTGCGCGCCCTGGACGCCCCGGCCGTACTGCGCCCCGCGGTGCTGCGCGGCGTCCGGCGCGGCGCCGAGGAGGTACTGAGGAAACACCCCGACCATCTGATGGCCCGTTACCTGCTGGGCCGCTGGCATCTGCTGATGCCCCGGGCCCTGGGCGGCCGGCGCGAGGAGGCGCTGGAGCACCTGCGGCACGCGGCCCGGCTGGGCGCCCACGACACCCGGTACCCCATGGCGTACGCCGAGGCGCTGCTCGCGGTCGGCCGCGACGGTGAGGCGGCGGGACAACTGCGCGACGTGCTCGCCGCCCCCGCACCCGATGTGCGGACGGCGGAACGGCGGCGCCGGGCCGAGGCCCGGTACCAGCAACTCGCCGGCGCCGGTGCCGGCCCCACGACCCCAAGGGGGTGAGCTCATCCATGAGTACATCAGCGTCGAGCATGTCGGCGCCGAGCACCTCGGCGTCCCTGAAGTGCGGCAACACCCTCGTGGTCTTCGACGGACCCCGCCGGCTCTCCTGGCGCAGGTCCGTGTCCGGCGACTACACCCCCACGGCCCTGTGGCCGAGCCCGGCACAGGCGGCCGAGGTGCTGGACCATCTCCACGGCGGCGGATGCCTGCTCGTCCTCCTCGAACAGGAACGCATCTCCGTCCCCATGTACGCGGAGGAGGCCGACCGGCTGCCGCCCGACGTGGCGGACCGCGCGGAACTGACCAGTGACGGTGTGGTCAGCGAACTGCGTCTGCCGGTCATGGACTGGCTGCCGCCCGCGCTGCGCGAGCGCGGTCTGCGCTTCCTGGAGGACAGCGCGGGGCTGCTGCGCGAGAGTCCCGACCTGCTGCTGCCCCACCTGATCGTGGAGACACCGCCGTACCGGCCGGAGAACCTGCGGTTCGCCCGGCTGCGTACACCCCGCCCCTTCTCCGAGGACCGCCTCGCACCGGTCACCGACCGGCTGTTCACCGCCGGCATCCCCGATGTCTGCGGCATCCCCGGCGCCGATGACGTCGCCGGCATTCCCGGCGCCGCTGACGTCGCCGGTGTCCCCGGCGCCGCAGTCACCGCCGGTCTCGCGTCCGCCGCCCTGTGCCCGGCCGGTCCGGCGACGGCCGCGGCCCACACCTGGGAGACCACGCCATGAGCAGTCCCGCTCCGACAGTCCTCCCGCCGGGCAGCCCGCTGAAGGGCCGGGTGGTGCTCCTGACCGGGGCGGGACGGGGCCTCGGCCTGCTGACCGCGCAGACGCTCCTCGATCAGGGAGCGGCGGTCGTGGCCAACCACCGCTCGCCCTCGGACGGCCTGGACCGTCTCGTCGACAAGCACAAGGACCGGCTCCGGCTCGTCCCCGGCGATGTGGCCACCGACGAGACGGCGGCCCTGCTGGCGGCCGAGGCCCGCAGGTTCGGCCGGCTCGACGTCCTCATCCACAACGCCGCGATCACCCGCGACCAGCCCCTGGTGCGCATGTCGATCGAGGACTGGGACGAGGTGCAGCGGGTCAATCTGCGGGGCGCGTTCCTGACCACCAAGTACGCGGTGAAGACGATGATGCGGGCGCGCTACGGCCGCATCATCTACATCTCCTCCATCACCGCGCTCACCGGGAACGCGGGCCAGGCGGCCTACTCCTCCTCCAAGGCGGGGCTGCACGGCCTGGCCATGACGGTCTCGCAGGAGTACGCCTCCTACAACATCCGCACCACCACCGTGGCCCCGGGCATCCTCGACACCGGTCTGGGCGCGGCCGTCGCCGGTCCGCAGCGGCGGCGGATGACCGACCGTTCGCTGCTCGGGATC
Coding sequences:
- a CDS encoding 1-acyl-sn-glycerol-3-phosphate acyltransferase yields the protein MSRIPRWMAGASNAVTRPAVTHRFLAGVEGVRHLPADQPFVLVANHSSFADHLVLDAVLEALRDTRTSYLTKAEAFVHPVRGRWTHGMGGIPVDRDRPGKELLAAVDGVFAGSGALVVYPEGTRGTGWPLLPFKDGAFRFAVRAGVPVIPVAMWGAQHVLPKGANLPRRAKVRVVFGPALPDDTALSRPQRVKALVKAAREALEPLVETARTAPGPARIRQASLELVRRAETVTETMLSRTDTLPAGRRVRQARLLLTLARRTDPDRFARPDDPVAADARVLAARLTGLRALDAPAVLRPAVLRGVRRGAEEVLRKHPDHLMARYLLGRWHLLMPRALGGRREEALEHLRHAARLGAHDTRYPMAYAEALLAVGRDGEAAGQLRDVLAAPAPDVRTAERRRRAEARYQQLAGAGAGPTTPRG
- a CDS encoding SDR family NAD(P)-dependent oxidoreductase; translated protein: MSSPAPTVLPPGSPLKGRVVLLTGAGRGLGLLTAQTLLDQGAAVVANHRSPSDGLDRLVDKHKDRLRLVPGDVATDETAALLAAEARRFGRLDVLIHNAAITRDQPLVRMSIEDWDEVQRVNLRGAFLTTKYAVKTMMRARYGRIIYISSITALTGNAGQAAYSSSKAGLHGLAMTVSQEYASYNIRTTTVAPGILDTGLGAAVAGPQRRRMTDRSLLGIGEAGQTAETIAFLASPAADYINATVIRTDGGMRY